cataaataaacaaatgtatgggaaacacatcacACAGCACAAACActtgagcccaacttcagtcaaCTCTTCACCTTAAATTTATCTGCTTTTGCAGACGGCGCTAAGGCCAGATTGATAAACAAACATTAatcggaagttaacttagggacAGGCACGTGCGTGCGCCCAATGAAACCATCAAAggttagctgttttttttttaagccgatctgcacaaatatattttaaaggactTAAAATTACAGACTTGCATGGTATTTCATCAGCATCAACAGTCTTTGTGGGGGAGGATTAGAGAAGAAAACGAGCAAATTTATTagtcagatatttaataaaaaatcacaCAAAGTTGCGGCATGTAAATATGGAAATTAAGATAAATGACAACACATGGTAATGATAAGATGTAGCCTTATGAAAAATGTAACTGATTCTAGTATATTAAAGTTTAGTATGAAAAACTACATCCTTAGGTTTTATGTCCGTCTGGAACGCAAACTGTTGAATGAAAAGTAATGTGAATCCACAAAAAGGGACGGCCCAAATCTAAGCAGATTTGAAAAtgccccccccccatcccccaaCATAAACACCATACTCATCCTACACTGACACATATTACATCAAACCGCTGTTGTCAAATTAACAATACAATGTTGTgcttgaataaatattttaacaagtaaTCAATGTAATTAGGACAAACTCAACATAACTAAGAAAGTTTAAACATTGTGCAAAGTCATTTTATTAGAAGGATAGTGCTAGAACATCATCACTTACAACCATAACAATTTGGTAATGAACACAAAGTATGTTATTGTAATTACAatggacaaatacattttttaaatacaattctaAGATTGGAGTGcaaataaaaagaacagcaaCATTCAAATTACAGATtaacataataaacattttcacaaCAACGTGCAACTAAACATTGTTAATGAGTAAAGGGAATTATGCCATCAAGATAAGTCGTATTGTTGTCAAGGCCTAAATTCTTGGCCGTCTTGCCTTTTTGTTTGCAAAATCATTTATTATTCTCTGAATATTGTGTCAGATTTGAAATCTGAAGGATCCAATTTCTTCAGCGAGTCACTGGGTTTCAGTCCTAACTGTTGGATCTTTAGTATTCTCCCTGACCTGTAGCAGAGTCTCCCTCACCTTCTCTGGCTGGAGCTGCAATGGATCAATACCTTTCAGATGACTTTCCAATCTAGCTTTTTAAAGTGATGTCAGCATGATCTTTGAGAACAGCCCATTGTTGGGGTGTAGCTGCAAAAAGAGTAAACAGTTTCTGTAAAACTCTAAAGAAGTTAATTGCAACTACTGACTCTTTAATGGCATCTGTCACAACTAAGTTGAGAGTGTGGTTTCCACATGGAACATAAAGTGcatgtgtattatttttttttcaaggagcCTGGCTTGCAGTCCTTTATTTTTCACCTTCACGTTGGCTCCATTGTGGTAAGACTGACCTTGACAATTACTAAATGGAATGTTTAGCGCACGTTTCAgcaaaatgtctctctttatcaTCTCAATACaaatctacttatttgtattttttgtattttatattcttttattatgtgttttgtgttctgtcgctgtcattctgttctactccggagcttctgtcacgaaaacaaattcctcgtatgtgtaaacatacctggcaataaagctcattctgattctgatctgaaaATGTGAATGACCTTGTGTGTCTTAGCAACTGGCTAGGTGCAAATgagtaagtaaatgtaaagttgGAAGAATGGATAAATGAAGTTAATTTTGTCCACTCAACCTGCATTactgaaagattttttattttttttattttttggactgaGATTCTCAGTCTCTtaaaggagattgatgttgttgctCGGAAGGGGCCAGTTAAAATGTTATGATTCAGGTTCtggacataatttatatatatattttttttttttacaaactaaacaaaactttaatgatttatttaataaaacattatttttttatttatacgttaatgttatatttaatttgattacattaatgtttaagttaagatttacaagaaatgttaactgctactaacttttaactgttgtaaaaaaagcactttatttgtttaaagctttgacaaacaaaattttattgcacttttaatTCATACAGCAGaactttgaaagaataaaattacaCAGTACAcgacttttattttcattattgaattttgtgcatgctgcgattaatcgtgattaatcgcagaaaatcatgcgattaatcgcgattaaaatatttaatcgttgcccagcactaatatatatattagtgctgggcaaatatatatatatatatttgagaggggttccacatgtacacatttcgaatgcaaagatgtcagccaatcacaacagttgtggtttactcagtctcacagcagacacgccccttcaaacaaagcattcaagccagagggctaatatcaggatataaaaatgttttttatttcaaaattttacagcAATTTGAGGTAGTGTCAACAGTACTGAAGGACGAGGTAGTGGCTACAGCACTGGAGGGCGAGGTAGTGGCTCCCCCTTCTCCCAAAAAAGCTTATAGCCTACTATTTGTTTCAgctatcaaatattattcagttttgtatgtaatggcaaagtgattatatttagtttcattttttattatgttaatttctAAAAACATTTGGAGCATTTTTGGTGCGTTAAATATacgtttttatgttttaaagtaacGACAATGCAGCCGGTGGGAGATAGTAAGCTGATCatatatgtttgatcaatttagccttatCAAATCATTATAACTTGCCTTAAATAAAGTCTATATTTATACTTAAACAGTTCAACCATATAACAATGATAAATGATCACTTGCATGTTTTCCATGGATACACCGTCATTTTTGCTCACTGGGTAATTCATCATTTGTAACTGTAAAGtgtctacttttatttttgttcactcACATTgtcaaacaaaacattgtgcttttataaaataaagaaaacaaacatgaagcACTTTTTTGATACTTCACAAAAATTAACGGAAACTCAGCGAATACATGACTTAGCCAtgctaaatatatctatagaaaacgtCAAATTAATACTTAAAGAAATAAAGCATatagaaaacaaaaactattataataatcCGTATAGATGTATTTCTTAAAGGCGTGTCTAAGGAGATGGTGAACACTGCATATGACCAATTGGTTCATTGTTTGTGCAGCTTTTGCCAAAGCATTGGGAACTTTTAATAACTCCCCACACTCCAATTTCTCCCTGATGCTCTGCATGGTCAACTGCCACCTGTATGATAATGCGTGTGTCATGTGTATATGCCTTGCATATTGCATAGgcgatgtataatatttataatagcctATAATCATTATAACAGTATTTCATATAGATTATAACAGTATTTCATACATTGATTCCAGGGCtgatcccgggtcggggacctagtaacattgccggctTCAGTCCCGGAATGAGCTctatgtgaacaaaagccagaactaatgtcGTAaaggtgtgtcgtagtgatgacgtaCATTATCAAgcaactcttttaccaggtgttttaaaggaagatcaacgttcacgacgaaaaaatatgtgcaagcTGTAATGATGCAGAGACCAGTTAGTTCTTTACTTTCCACGCTGAGGCTGAGATCGTTCActagcttaagtgaaagttaacgtgcctagcatttttgactcgtacattacacgtcacaccctgatgtcacgtcTCTTTACGGggcctttacgggttgtgtgtgaacgcacgcacatattcttggtaatcactggcagtgtgaaagtgcaaaatctagtgacccaagaacaattgccgggacacattatcCATGTATTTTCCAGAATCACAGTGTGAAAGGGCCTAAAGTCGCCAACCAATCAATGATTAATTTTTTCTCCAAATAGAGCTGTTCAAGTCATCtggtggagttttttttttccaatatcgtgcagcTCTGCTAATAAGTTTAATAAAGCTAATAGGCACAGTAGCTTCTGCAGAAGGAACACAAACATGTAGACCTCCattattgttgttgatgttaCATGATCTAGCACTGTCTGAGTAGGGTCGAGACGTGGGGTGATGACATTGTTTCAAAAAATATACAGATTGGCTGTACACACGAAAACGCAAaggtgtcattttcagattttgtttttagtgatacagtttctctccagtgtgaatcctcacatgtgttttcagatgtatTGACTGaccgaatctcttgtcacagtgtgaacacttatacggtttctctccagtgtggattctctcatgtgttttcagacttgataaaccACTGAATCTCTtgacacagtgtgaacacttaaaaggtttctctccagtgtgaatcctctcatgtgttttcagacttgataaaccactgaatctcttgtcacagtgtgaacacttatacggtttctctccagtgtggaccctttcatgtgtttttagatgtactgactgactgaatctcttgtcacagtgtgaacacttaaaacgtttcactccagtgtgaatcctctcatgtgttttcagacttgataaaccactgaatctcttgtcacagtgtgaacacttatacggtttctctccagtgtgaatcctctcgtgtgttttcagacttgatgagttactgaatctcttgtcacagtgtgaacacttataaggtttctctccagtgtggaccctttcatgtgtttttagatgtactgactgactgaatctcttgtcacagtgtgaacacttataaggtttctctccagtgtgaatcctctcatgttttttcagacttgatgaaacactgaatctcttgtcacagtgtgaacacttatacggtttctctccagtgcggatcatctcatgtgttttcagacttgatgaatcactgaatctcttgtcacagtgtgaacacttgtaaggtttctctccagtgtggacaCTTTCATGTGTTTTTAGATTTGCTGatcgactgaatctcttgtcacaatgtgaacacttataaggtttctctccagtgtgaatcctctcatgtgttttcagacttgatgaaacactgaatctcttgtcacagtgtgaacacttatacggTTTCTcgccagtgtgaatcctctcatgtgttttcagacttgatgaaactctgaatctcttgtcacagtgtgaacacttatacggtttctctccagtgtggaccctttcatgtgtttttagatgtactgactgactgaatctcttgtcacagtgtgaacacttataaggtttctctccagtgtgaatcctctgtTGCTGTTTTAAACTGCTCGCTGaactaaaagtcttttcacactcaatGCACATGTGCTCCCTCACAGCAGTGTGTATTTTCtgatgttctttcaaactttgtaGATGCAAAAAACTCTTACCACACAAATTACATGAATTTGGTTTCTCTTCTGCACAAACTTTCAAGTGTTTCTTCAGAAGtgaagcacataaaaacactttacCACATTGATCACATGAGTGCTGCTTCTCTttagtgtggatgttcatgtgtatcTTCAGGTTTGCTGATTGTTTGAAACTCGTACCGCACTGACCACAAGTGAATGAATTCTCttcagtatgaactctcatgtgatgCTCAAAACTTGTTTTACGTGTGAATCTGTTTCCACACTGAGTGTAGGTGAAAGATTCtttgactctttttttctttaaatctttctgtttggtttgagagcaactcAAAGGTGTTCCTCCAGTCTTTACATGATTTCTCTCCTCAACTTCACTTGATTCTTCATTCtcctctttttcttcaatgaactctgaaataaaagtaaaaataatttattttcgaAAACTTGTAAAAAGCTGAGAAAAGTGAACATAAAAGTGACCTTAGGGGTGTGCAATATGATGATTTTTGATcgtggatgataaaaatgtctccacaatctgcttttgaagaaatatcgtagTATCGTGCTACATCaaacattctatcagctgcagctCTGGTGCCTCcgtcatatactgtacaatgcCACACGCATTCACTGCAATGATATCTCAGCAGTAGAGTTACTctctcattatttgcatgtgcttttaaatgtttaattagtgCGCTGAtctgacctgtgctttttctgagcacCGCATACACAGTGCCTGATTATTGAACTAAGTTATCTTTtgcgctaatactgtcaaaacccACAAGGTTTACATGCAGACTCAAGTTGGTTAAGTGTAAAAGGAAAGTAAACAGTTGTGAGAAAAACATATATgtgcctgtatattagatgcaggtcttaaagggacagtacgcCTATTAAACAGTCAGCCTACTGTCATttcaagggatagatcaccctaaaatttcatttctgacattatttactcactgtccCAAAGAATGTGGGTATCCAAAAAGTTGCTGGTCCACACTGAATTTAATAGTAGCAaaaaatactctggaagtcactgtggaccagcaactgtttagtttTCCACATTCCACATAATAGCATTTATGtccagaagaagaaagaaactcattcaggtttgaaaACACTTTTGAGTGAGTAATTGGTGGTTTAAttctgatttttgggtgaactattcctttaacgtaATGAAATGTATTACAGTTGCTGTAGGAAtcagtttatatagtgttttatttttatatttttttcatacagcTTCTTAAATGCTGatgctaaatacacctattgtacctgaaaataaagcactggttgttttatttgaatattatgtgtagttgtaatgggtttctttgtcattcttttatctttgttattaaaaaataagaacaaagatttgTATCTTCGccctctttggcctaaatatctgccattcttgtttgtttgtttttttgttacctTGAAAGGCTTTCTTTATAATAGgcaaattagtttggctgtgccTGTAATGTACAAAAAACTTGCaatatagtaaaaacaacatgacaaagaattgtgataaaatcaagaatcttgatatttaagaaaatataaaaaaaattgtacatattagagcccgaccgatatggatttttgggggccgatgccgatgccgatattaacttgaaaagagccgatttataagccgatattttgattttgaaaataaactggatattagacccatttcctataagctgcacttacataacattcaatggcaaaatatctgcctgttctatgtatgtgggctgtataaaccattttccagaagggatttatgtaaaaaaaaagccttagattacggtctcaatcactaaaaaattgcacatcaaaagtatatattttttaacgatcaaaaaacagtctgattttaaacatttaacacttttactttcttccagttgaagctgattttaacagtctgtgtgtgtactgtaaataaattataatactaaagttaaagttaaagtatttgcagaagtagtcccacacttttgctgctacatcattcacctttttcagccatctgtagggcagaaagagagacatagaaagaataagcatgtgtattaataatatcaccatgtatcattactcatgtcatcattagaattataataataataaacagggatctcctacataggcaaaaatgagaaatatatatatttttttatttgtcaagcaataggtattaacctccttatatttaacaatattatttcaacattttcctgttatgtctgtaaagctgctttgaaacaatatgtaagaaaaaaaaagaaaagaaaaaagcgcttgttcagctcacatttatttacatgtcccctctgatttaatcatttctgacgcacctactgtagttactgtaactacactatatttgctctcacagacacattcacaacggacccgtatatcttctcctcttctctttgtgcagtctgaatcaaaatggttaacgttagtgccatgaacacaccgctgtcaattttgagaagaaccaccttcaaacaagttaatagcaagcatttaaggggcctgctaaaaaggaagctatattagcgttagagtaacgtaaccagcctgaattcaccaaattgttccctgggcctgagggtagcctcttcttccttgcttctctcttaattctcatcagcaggactagcgctatcgctcgcttcttacaacgggacagatacatgtttgctgctgaccgaaaagaggaacaacagactatgaaagagctcccgctaaaagtttttaaaactccgcctacgccatagcgcagagcagggcaaatcgtgttgtatctgaagggcaacgctaaacccagcggccaagcgctgtgcataccgcgtcctgtgtgaaaggcccattacgcggtcattatgtgggaaacacaccgcaatagaataagcactaaacgctaactttatagttcgacctcttattaacgttcgcgctcttccactgataaacatggtattagctttgtggctaatctaatatagcaatgcattagcggctgtaagtgatgttacagaatatttagaagtgataatgataggaccgttaactagaactaccacaccgtttttatatacagtgtatgaactaaatctacaatcatttcacatgacgaacgacagactcacctgggtggcttggctgatcgctttcttctttgtggatttctggcgctgttgcaactctggagctgcagaccgccctctggtgggcaaactatgcaacactcataacatgagtgaagaatatgagactgtttctcatgtttcatcggccgttataaacgccgatgccgatttaaatgcaattagctcatatcggccgataatatcggccggccgatatatcggtcgggctctagtacATATCGTCCACCACTAtttgctggttaggtatgttttgatgctggtttatgctgacagaggaccagcataaaccagcaaaagaccagctcaaaccagcatcaAAACATAACTAActagcatatgctgtttttttcaacatgggctctgaaaaaaaagtttgttctgTTTTGGCACTCCATTTAGATGCTATGCATTCTGACTGGATCGGCTGGCATACTACGGGAAGTCAGCGCCactaaaatcatgctataaagcgatttagaaatcgtgcacactcaaattctgattttatgattatttcgATTAATTGCATACCCCTAGTATGTGTATCATGGCTTTATGTCAGTGACTTAAAATTTCATTTTTCACTAACCATACATAAAAGttgttttttcaaaaacacaaacatgtaggCTACATCAATTCTGCTCACATATTAATGTTCCACAGATTGTGCCGATTACAATTTTAGCATACTTAAGTCAATAatatgtttgaaaaaaattaaaatattaataataaaacacctAGACCCCAGAGACATAAAACTTGTAGAGGTAAGCCTGATGTAACGTTCACAAACACTCATTAAAGATGAATGAAGAATAAATgccaacctccttgttcctcgtgttttattctccaggtttctggttcttcgtgttttatttctggttcctcatgttttattctacAGGGTTCTGGTTCTTCGTATTTTATTTCTGGTTCcttgtgttttattctccaggtttctggttcctcatgttttatttctggttcctcatgttttattttccaggtttctggttcctcgtgttttattctgcaggtttctggttcctcatgttttattctccagatttctggttcactcgtgttctcttcactctctTCTTTAACAATCATCATCTTCACAGAAGCAGATCTCAGCTCAGACGATACTCCTCAAGATATTCCTGCTTGCTTCAAAACTTATTCTCGACTGTGACGCTGAGAATATTACAGGTATTGACGTACCAGactcaaaaactgtattttctctTAAAAGAAACAACATCCCGAGCAGCGCGGTGAAACTAATCTTCTTCCTCTGCGGTTTAACGATGTTTGGCAAACAATGTGTTTTAGCGCCACCCGCTGGACTGGAGATTGAAGCGACGCAGAAAAAACGGGATCTTGTGAGGACGACGCCTGCAGCCTTTCCTAATCTCTCTTTCCCTTCACTCTCCAGTCCAGCGGGTGGCGCTAAAACACATTCTTTGCCAAACACCGTTAAACCTCAGAAGAAGAAGATTTGTTTTAACGCGCTCTCTGTTGTTTTGTCGTGATGCTGGTTTAATACAAACGGTTAGAAATTTTGTTtctgtaagaaaataaaaaatacagtttttgaatcagGTCAGTAAATACCTATAATATTCTCATCCTCGCAGTCATGACTAGGTTTTGAAGCaagcaggaatatctggaggagtatcatctgaactgagatctgcatctgctgctgtgaaaatggagtttgttaaaaaggagagtgaAGAGAACAGGAGTGAACCAggaacctggagaataaaacacgaggaaccagaaacctggagaataaaacacgaggaaccagaaacctggagaataaaacaagaggaaccagaaacctggacaataaaacacaaggaaccagaaacctggagaataaaacaagaggaacaagaaacctgcagaataaaacaagaggaaccagaaactataagaataaaacacgaggaaccagaaacctggagaataaaacaagaggaaccagaaacctgcagaataaaacaagaggaaccagaaactataagaataaaacacgaggaaccagaaacctggagaataaaacacgaggaaccagaaataaaacacgaggaacaacaaataaaacctgaggaaccagaaataaaacacgaggaaccagaaggTGGGTGTTTATTCTTCATTTATCTTTAATGAATATTTGTGGTACATCTACAGATCCTTTATGCAAAAATAAGACCTtaactataattaaaatgtattaaattcgtGTTTACAAGTTCTTATGGAAATGTGACTGAACGAACACTGAggatatttaattattactttaattagactttttatttttgctttttgaaaATCAAAAAGCTGTGTTGAACTCAGAGCCTGTGAAACTGAATAAACGTTTACGCTgtgcttattttaaataatgtgcaTGT
The DNA window shown above is from Carassius auratus strain Wakin unplaced genomic scaffold, ASM336829v1 scaf_tig00217130, whole genome shotgun sequence and carries:
- the LOC113100044 gene encoding zinc finger protein 665-like; this translates as MMIVKEESEENTSEPEIWRIKHEEPETCRIKHEEPETWKIKHEEPEIKHEEPETWRIKHKEPEIKYEEPEPCRIKHEEPEIKHEEPETWRIKHEEQGEFIEEKEENEESSEVEERNHVKTGGTPLSCSQTKQKDLKKKRVKESFTYTQCGNRFTRKTSFEHHMRVHTEENSFTCGQCGTSFKQSANLKIHMNIHTKEKQHSCDQCGKVFLCASLLKKHLKVCAEEKPNSCNLCGKSFLHLQSLKEHQKIHTAVREHMCIECEKTFSSASSLKQQQRIHTGEKPYKCSHCDKRFSQSVHLKTHERVHTGEKPYKCSHCDKRFRVSSSLKTHERIHTGEKPYKCSHCDKRFSVSSSLKTHERIHTGEKPYKCSHCDKRFSRSANLKTHESVHTGEKPYKCSHCDKRFSDSSSLKTHEMIRTGEKPYKCSHCDKRFSVSSSLKKHERIHTGEKPYKCSHCDKRFSQSVHLKTHERVHTGEKPYKCSHCDKRFSNSSSLKTHERIHTGEKPYKCSHCDKRFSGLSSLKTHERIHTGVKRFKCSHCDKRFSQSVHLKTHERVHTGEKPYKCSHCDKRFSGLSSLKTHERIHTGEKPFKCSHCVKRFSGLSSLKTHERIHTGEKPYKCSHCDKRFGQSIHLKTHVRIHTGEKPFTCTQCGKSLKRKNSFDVHMRIHTGEKQYKCSHCYKRFNQSTHLKTHERIHTGEKPYTCDQCGKSFARRGTLMTHMKIHTGEKPYTCDQCGKSLKCKYSLERHMIVHTGEKPYTCDQCGRNFALKGILITHMRIHTGEKLYTCDQCGKSLISKCSLQIHMRVHTGEKLYTCDQCGKSFSHSANLKRHMNIHTGEKLYSCDQCSKRFLRASDIKQHLKVHTKEKPHSCNCCRKSFSRLQHLKEHQKIHAAVREYMCLECEKTFTTAKCLKLHQRIHTGEKPFKCSHCDTRFSHPGNLKRHERIHTGEKPYHCTECEKCFSRPSALNNHTKNYHTKCLKPHERIHTREKPYKCSHCDQKFSHSSNLKRHERIHTGEKPYHCTECGKCFNRSSALHSHTKTIIS